The following coding sequences are from one Salvia hispanica cultivar TCC Black 2014 chromosome 3, UniMelb_Shisp_WGS_1.0, whole genome shotgun sequence window:
- the LOC125216982 gene encoding probable serine/threonine-protein kinase DDB_G0291350 yields MGCSFSGLNALYDAVNGGGDVWINENRFRILRQLGEGGFAFVFLVKELISDPSNPAAGISAKIKDSSHISGDGTYAMKKVLIQNSDQLEMVRDEIRVSSQFNHPNLLPLLDHAIIAVKTSQDQSWKHEAYLLFPVHLDGTLLDNTTAMKAKKEFFSTSDVLKILHQLCAGLKHMHSFDPPYAHNDVKPGNVLVTRRKGHPPVAILMDFGSARPARKQIRSRSEALQLQEWASEHCSAPFRAPELWDCPSHADIDERTDIWSLGCTLFAIMYGESPFEYALGESGGSLQLAIVNAQVKWPAGPNPPYPDALHQFVKWMLQSQATVRPRIDDIIIHVEKLVSKFSD; encoded by the exons ATGGGGTGCTCGTTCTCCGGTTTGAATGCTCTCTACGACGCCGTCAATGGCGGTGGTGATGTTTGGATCAACGAGAACCGTTTCAGGATTCTACGCCAGCTCGGAGAGGGCGGCTTTGCCTTCGTTTTCCTCGTCAAGGAGCTCATCTCCGATCCTTCCAATCCTGCCGCTGGCATTTCCGCCAAAATCAAGGATTCTTCGCATATCTCCG GTGATGGAACATATGCAATGAAGAAAGTGCTGATTCAAAACAGCGATCAGCTAGAGATGGTGAGGGATGAAATACGTGTTTCATCTCAGTTTAACCATCCTAATTTGCTTCCTCTTCTGGATCATGCAATCATTGCAGTCAAG ACTTCACAAGATCAGTCCTGGAAGCATGAAGCTTACTTGTTGTTTCCTGTTCATTTGGACGGAACATTATTGGACAACACCACGGCTATGAAAGCTAAGAAGGAGTTCTTTTCCACCTCGGATGTGCTTAAGATACTTCATCAG CTTTGTGCAGGACTTAAGCATATGCACAGTTTTGACCCTCCCTATGCACATAATGATGTCAAACCTGGCAATGTCCTTGTGACACGCAGGAAAGGCCACCCACCTGTAGCCATATTGATGGATTTTGGTAGTGCCCGTCCTGCAAGAAAGCAAATCCGTAGTCGTTCAGAAGCATTACAACTTCAg GAGTGGGCTTCCGAACACTGTTCTGCTCCATTCCGAGCTCCTGAATTGTGGGATTGCCCAAGTCATGCAGACATAGATGAGAGGACTGATATCTGGTCGTTAGGCTGCACGTTGTTTGCCATAAT GTATGGTGAGTCTCCTTTTGAATATGCACTCGGAGAATCAGGTGGGAGCTTACAACTTGCTATCGTAAACGCCCAAGTAAAGTGGCCAGCCGGTCCCAATCCACCTTACCCAGATGCACTTCACCAGTTTGTAAAATGGATGTTGCAGTCCCAAGCTACGGTCCGGCCTCGGATTGACGATATCATAATTCATGTGGAAAAGTTGGTCTCAAAGTTTTCTGATTGA